The following are encoded together in the Planctobacterium marinum genome:
- a CDS encoding IS110 family transposase, translating into MNKITIGLDTAKSVFHLVFKNTCGRILKKKKLKRHQVMHFFAYQQDVVVAMEACGASHYWCRKISECGHEVKAVPPQHVAPFRKGNKSDYNDAIAIAEAAMREDMRFVPVKSEAQQDIQLVHRVRERLIRQRTALSNQVRGLLAEYGIVFPKGLSQLTQGMADVLNDDTSELSQLAIDEFHYMWIELNELESRIKRVDKQIAIIAKENAVCQRLLTMTGVGPVIATAMFAAIGKGEGFDSGRHLAAWLGLVPGQHSTGDKPRLLGITKRGNTYMRTQLINGARASLRHASKKEDKISLWSTQCLTRMSFNKACVALANKMARMAWAMLNNEQNYRYAEAD; encoded by the coding sequence ATGAATAAAATAACAATCGGGTTAGATACTGCCAAGTCTGTTTTTCATCTGGTGTTTAAAAACACCTGTGGACGGATTCTTAAAAAGAAGAAGTTGAAACGCCATCAGGTAATGCACTTCTTTGCTTACCAACAGGATGTTGTAGTCGCCATGGAAGCTTGTGGAGCGAGTCACTATTGGTGCCGGAAGATTAGTGAATGTGGGCATGAAGTAAAAGCTGTCCCACCGCAACATGTGGCACCTTTTCGTAAAGGTAATAAGAGTGACTACAACGATGCTATTGCCATCGCCGAAGCGGCAATGAGAGAGGATATGCGCTTTGTGCCTGTAAAATCGGAAGCTCAACAGGATATTCAGTTAGTACACCGCGTACGAGAAAGGCTCATTAGACAGCGTACAGCACTGAGCAATCAGGTCAGGGGATTACTGGCCGAGTATGGCATTGTTTTCCCAAAAGGCTTAAGTCAGCTGACTCAGGGAATGGCAGATGTTCTGAATGATGACACAAGCGAGTTAAGCCAATTGGCCATAGACGAATTTCACTATATGTGGATAGAACTTAATGAGTTGGAATCCAGAATAAAACGAGTTGATAAGCAAATTGCCATTATCGCCAAAGAAAACGCAGTATGTCAGAGGTTGCTGACAATGACAGGCGTTGGACCTGTCATTGCAACGGCTATGTTTGCGGCTATTGGCAAAGGCGAAGGTTTTGACAGCGGCAGACATTTAGCTGCGTGGCTCGGGTTAGTGCCAGGGCAACACAGTACCGGTGATAAGCCCAGATTGTTGGGGATAACCAAACGGGGGAATACCTATATGCGCACCCAGTTAATCAACGGTGCAAGAGCGTCGCTCAGGCATGCCAGTAAAAAAGAGGACAAGATCAGTCTTTGGAGCACACAATGTTTGACAAGGATGAGTTTTAACAAAGCCTGTGTGGCGCTAGCTAACAAAATGGCGCGAATGGCTTGGGCAATGCTGAACAATGAGCAGAATTATCGTTATGCAGAGGCTGATTAA
- a CDS encoding sigma-54 dependent transcriptional regulator, with protein sequence MKTDPLLRPKLMYNVGDSVFAQQLIQSPEFKAFIQVKVDADSDWVEQLKSDEYQVVVLDIESQHVQNEELHTCLAERLFENTEFIFLSHGLPNPVIDELMTQGAGYHFREPIELEAITDCLADMAEEFAEDIENHAQTRTSDLDQFGLLAGSSKIMRKLYRTIRKVAKNDINVFITGESGSGKELVANTIHLFSEVSDGPFVAVNCGAISPELVDSELFGHVKGAFTGAVKDHQGVFEQAQGGTLFLDEVTEMPLEHQVKLLRVLESGEYRPVGATQLKHANVRVIAASNRDPLQAIEEEVFREDLFYRLAQFPIAVPPLRLRDKDITGLAKHFLAYRNSHEMTNKQISPEALQKIASYSWPGNVRELKHTIERAFILCSETIEPQYIVLQQEQSNAGHWDGQVPTGMALEELEKQAILNTLDDNDGNKTETAEQLGVSVKTLYNKLEKYQKDED encoded by the coding sequence ATGAAAACAGATCCCTTATTACGACCCAAATTGATGTACAACGTGGGCGACTCTGTGTTTGCTCAGCAGCTTATACAATCGCCGGAGTTTAAAGCCTTTATTCAAGTAAAAGTGGATGCTGATAGCGATTGGGTTGAGCAACTTAAAAGTGATGAATATCAGGTGGTTGTGCTGGATATTGAATCGCAACATGTTCAGAACGAAGAGTTGCACACTTGTCTGGCAGAACGCCTGTTCGAAAATACCGAATTTATTTTTTTAAGCCACGGGTTACCTAACCCGGTTATCGATGAATTGATGACGCAGGGCGCGGGTTATCATTTTCGCGAACCAATTGAACTGGAGGCGATCACTGATTGTCTGGCTGATATGGCCGAGGAATTTGCTGAAGACATCGAAAATCACGCTCAGACCCGCACCAGTGACCTGGACCAATTTGGATTGCTGGCGGGTTCCTCCAAGATTATGCGCAAGCTGTACCGCACTATCCGTAAAGTCGCTAAAAATGATATCAACGTTTTTATTACCGGAGAGAGTGGTTCAGGTAAGGAACTTGTGGCCAACACCATTCATCTTTTTAGCGAAGTCAGTGATGGGCCGTTCGTGGCGGTAAACTGTGGCGCAATTAGTCCTGAACTGGTGGATAGTGAGTTATTTGGTCATGTGAAAGGGGCTTTCACCGGAGCTGTGAAAGATCACCAAGGCGTGTTCGAACAGGCACAGGGCGGCACGTTATTTTTAGACGAAGTCACTGAGATGCCGTTGGAGCACCAGGTGAAGTTATTGCGAGTATTGGAGTCGGGTGAGTATCGGCCAGTGGGGGCAACTCAGTTAAAACACGCCAATGTCAGAGTGATTGCCGCCAGCAATCGCGATCCGCTACAGGCCATTGAAGAAGAAGTGTTTCGCGAAGATTTGTTTTATCGTCTTGCGCAGTTTCCCATTGCCGTTCCACCTTTGCGCCTGCGCGACAAAGACATCACCGGCTTGGCCAAACACTTCCTGGCGTATCGCAACAGCCATGAGATGACCAATAAACAAATCAGCCCAGAGGCACTGCAAAAAATTGCCAGTTACAGTTGGCCTGGTAATGTTCGAGAGCTCAAACATACCATCGAGCGAGCCTTCATTTTGTGCAGTGAAACTATTGAGCCTCAGTACATTGTTTTGCAACAAGAGCAGAGCAACGCCGGTCATTGGGATGGTCAGGTACCCACTGGCATGGCCTTAGAAGAGCTTGAGAAACAAGCGATTCTCAATACCCTCGATGACAATGACGGCAACAAAACCGAAACGGCTGAGCAGCTTGGGGTAAGTGTAAAAACCTTGTACAACAAGCTTGAGAAGTATCAAAAGGACGAGGATTAG